One stretch of Toxoplasma gondii ME49 chromosome XI, whole genome shotgun sequence DNA includes these proteins:
- a CDS encoding hypothetical protein (encoded by transcript TGME49_316580) — MLDHGAVNQYTNAASPRVAAKWTFSYTSSGCLKSCETLSRTRKTTESRLSEEAGGPYARKHSFFSPPAIRPVRLAPPPLPRLNLKAMTNPRRTALSRLRTPHRCWPLGPPPATGAYMNARRAV; from the exons ATGTTGGACCACGGCGCCGTGAATCAGTACACGAACGCGGCATCCCCGAGAGTCGCGGCTAAATGGACGTTCTCGTATACTAGTTCTGGGTGTTTAAAGTCTTGTGAAACCCTCTCGAGGACAAGAAAGACAACGGAGTCTAGGCTTTCGGAGGAAGCGGGTGGCCCGTACGCAAGGAAGcattcctttttctcgccgcCAGCCATCCGACCTGTGCGTCTAGCTCCGCCTCCCTTGCCACGCCTGAATTTGAAAGCAATGACAAATCCAAGGAGAACG gcgctttctcgtctccgcaCCCCGCACCGCTGCTGGCCTCTAGGACCGCCGCCCGCCACAGGCGCCTACATGAACGCACGACGCGCAGTCTAA
- a CDS encoding hypothetical protein (encoded by transcript TGME49_316600~Predicted trans-membrane domain (TMHMM2.0):59-82), with protein sequence MENEPSAAAPNPWASPGPVNSSSRGRARVINGQIVYGDEAGRPGSQSDARSSRQAVRPGLFVRLCAFLFALVDFIRLFFQTIFSPNYPNQGRRNRQMGGVASLTPGGGRPDGGGGSGSRPRFSNFVCGGGG encoded by the exons ATGGAGAACGAGCCTTCTGCCGCCGCGCCCAATCCGTGGGCTTCTCCAGGCCCTGTAAACTCGTCATCCCGCGGACGCGCCAGAGTTATCAACGGCCAAATTGTCTATGGAGATGAGGCCGGAAGACCCGGCTCTCAGAGTGATGCTCGGAGTTCGAGACAAGCAGTGAGGCCAGGCCTCTTTGTTCGACTCTGTGCTTTCCTTTTTGCTCTCGTCGACTTT ATTCGCCTGTTCTTCCAGACGATCTTTTCGCCCAATTACCCAAATCAAGGTCGCCGCAACAGGCAAATG GGCGGCGTCGCGTCGCTGACTCCGGGTGGCGGGCGCCCCGACGGCGGGGGAGGTTCTGGCTCGCGTCCGCGCTTCAGCAATTTTGTGTGCGGTGGAGGCGGCTGA